The uncultured Bacteroides sp. genomic sequence GCAAGTGGGTGTTGCTGTTCCTCTTTGGTTTGTTTCCGGTAAATCTAAAAACAAGGCAGCAAAGATCAATGAAAAGATTGCTCAGACTAATGCCGAAAGCTATTCAAAAGAACTCTCAGGCAGTTATCGCTCATTGATTGATGAATACAGCAAGTACTTAGGTAGTGTAGATTATTATGAGAAACAAGCCATTCCGGAAGCAGATTTAATCATAGAGCAATCTACCCGTAGTTATAAGTCCGGTTCAATGGATTATCTTGATTATGTGCTAAGTCTTGACAGAGCGCTGGATATCAGACAGAATTATCTGGATGCGCTTAATAGCTATAACCAAACCATTATTAATATCGAATATGTTACAGGTAAAACGTTTTAAAATAAATAGTATGTCAAAATATAGATTTTTCTCACGATTCTTTTTTGTGGCTTTCACAATAGCTCTGGTATCGTGTAACGGCAATAAAAAGCCAGCCGAAGAGAGTAAGGAAGCTGAAGTAATTCCCGAGGATATTGTAGAGATGCGTTCCGACCAGATTAAGCTTGCAGATATTCAACTGGGAAAAATAGAGATGCGCTCTCTTAGCGGTACAACAAAAGTAAATGGTTTAGTTTCTGTTGCTCCCCAAAATCTGGCAACTGTATGTGCACCAATGGGAGGCTACGTAAGAAAGACTTCTTTAATTCCCGGTAATCCTGTTCATAGGGGGCAGGTACTTGCGGTTATTGAAAATCCGGAATTCATTGATATCCAGCAGAACTATCTTCAGGCAAGGAATAAGCTTAAGTATGCCGAGGCAGACTATAAACGTCAATCTGAACTTTACAAGAATGATGTGTCGTCTCAAAAAACTTATCAACAGGTCACCACTGATTACAGAAATCTTAAAGCAGAGGTAAACGCGCTGAAACAAAAGCTTTCTCTTATTGGCATTAATCCGGCCCAGCTTACAGAAAGTAATATTCATCGTTCGGCGGTGATAACATCTCCTTTGACCGGATACGTAAAGACGGTGAATGTAAACCTTGGGAAATATGTTACTCCGGCAGACATTATGTTTGAAGTGGTAAATAACGATAAATTATTCCTCGAGCTTACTTTATTTGATAAGGATGCAGCTCAGGTAGATAAAGGAGAAAAAATACGCTTCTTCATTAATAATGAGACAGAACAACACGAAGCTGTTGTATATCAAACCGGTAAGTCTGTTAGTGAAGACAAGACTTATAAAGTGTATGCCAATGTTCTTGGAAAGTGCAAAAACGTACTTCCCGGAATGTATGTGAATGCAGTTATCGAAACATCAGGTCATAGCGTTGCTTCTGTTCCGTCGGATGCTGTGGTTAGCTTTGATGATAAAGATTATATTTTTGTGTTCGACAAGAATAAGCAGGAAGGTGGCAAACCTTTTACCGAATATCGTATGATTGAAGTGCGTAAGGGTGTTACTGATAGTGGATTTACAGAAATTATATTGCCGGAGAAATTTAATATTAGCACTGCGAAGGTGGTTGTTAAAGGGGCATATAATCTGCTTTCTGCCAAGAAAAACGCAGGAGAGATGAGTTGCTAACAGATACTTTATAGATTTGTAAAAACAAATAAGGCAGACCCTTATCGTCTGCCTTATTCTTTTTCCTGTTGTACGCCTTCTTCGAAGGTACTACTTTTCGATAGTTTATCGGATGTCCGTGTTGTTCAATCTCCGCTTCCCTGCTTCCACGGCGGGCAGCCTTTACATATTCCATCAAGGAATTACTTTTCTTCTTTTTCATAACTCTTATAAATTTTCTGCAAAGTTACAGCATTTTTTTGTATTTGCTTTATTTCATAGCTTTTTCATTCTTTCTATGAAAATAGAACTTTTTTCTCATCCATCACTCCCTCACTAAAGTTGATTAATAGCTTTATTTACAGTGAAATAAAAAGTGAGAGATGCAAGTTTGTCCCTCACTCATCTCTCACTTTTCGGCTCTACCCTCACTCTTTTTGAGTAAAAAAGCTGCTTTTAGTGCAATGCTTTCATTAATTCCTCGGCTACAGCTTCTGATGAGGCTGGGTTTTGTCCCGTAATCAGTAATCCATCTTTCTTTATGTACGAGCCCCAATCGTGACCTTTACTGTAATGGCCGCCTAGCTTTTTTATTTCATCTTCCAGCAAGAAGGGAACAATCTTGTTCAGTAGCACGGCCTCTTCCTCAGAATTAGAGAATCCCGTCACTTCTTTGCCCTTTACCAAAGGTTCGCCGTTCGGTGCTTTGGCCTTGATAAGCACACCCGGAGCGTGGCAGACAAATGCTATTGGTTTGTTGGCGGCATAGAATGCTTCAATTAACCTGATGGAAGTTTCATCATTGGCCAAGTCCCACAATGGACCGTGCCCGCCGGGGTAGAACACTGCATCGTAATCTTCCATTTTTACTTCACTCAATTTCAATGAGTGGGCTAACTTGTCTTGCAAAGCTTCATCTTTATTGAATCTTACGGTAGCAGGAGTTTGAGACTCGGGCAATGAACTTTTTGGGTCAATAGGAGGTTGTCCGCCTTTTGGCGAAGCAATCGTGATACTAGCCTGTGCATCTGACAATGCATAATATGGTGCTGCAAACTCTTCTATCCAGAATCCGGTTTTATGTCCCGTGTTTCCCAGCTGATCGTGGGACGTAAGTACAAACAATATCTTCATATTCTTTTTTATTAATTGTTCTTTGTAAATTGTAATGTGATAATAACATTGCTTCTGCTATATTGTTCAGCACTGATGTGCCGGCATTTATCTATTTAAACAGTATTAACTAATGCATTCTCTGCGGGAAACTAACCATTCTCTCTCGGGAAATTACTATTATGGTCATGACCCTAATGTTGCAACCTCCCGACCTTGAAATATTAACCTCACGACCCTAATCTACCAGCCTCGGGAGGCTACGGTTAATGCAACCTTTATAATTGGTTAATTATGAACCGGGTCTGCATTAATTAGTAGGCTAATCTGAATAAGATTGCGTGGAAATGATTACTTTTGCAGCTGATATAAAATTTTAGTTAAGAAGAAGATGCCGTTAAATTTACCTGATAAATTACCTGCCATTGAGCTGCTGAAGGAAGAGAATATCTTCGTGATTGATAATTCACGCGCCAGTCAGCAGGATATTCGTCCACTGAAGATTGTGATTCTCAATCTGATGCCGATAAAGATTACCACAGAAACCGATTTGATTCGCCTGTTGTCAAACACGCCTCTCCAATTGGAAATCTCTTTTATGAAGCTGAAAAGCCATACTTCGAAGAATACTCCCGTAGAGCACATGAAAGCTTTCTATGAAGACTTTGAAAAAATGAAAAAAGAGAAGTATGACGGTATGATTGTTACCGGTGCTCCTGTGGAACAAATGGATTACCAGGATGTTACTTACTGGGGCGAGATAACGGAAATCTTTGACTGGGCCCGTACTCACGTTACGTCTACACTTTATATCTGCTGGGCTGCACAAGCCGGGCTGTATCATTACTACGGCGTGCCCAAATATCCGCTGGATAAAAAGAAGTTTGGTGTGTTTAACCATACCCCAAAAGATTCCCTTAACCCAATTTTCCGTGGATTTGATGATGTGTTCTACGTGCCTCACAGTCGCCATACGGAAATTCGCCGGGAAGATATATTGAAAGTGCCCGAGATTGAGATTCTTTCTGAGTCTGATGAGGCTGGAGTATACTTGGTAATGGGAAGAAACGGAAGAGAGTTCTTCGTGACCGGACATTCAGAATACTCACCTCTTACGCTTGATGAGGAATATAAACGTGACCTTGAAAAGGGACTCGATATAGAAATACCTTGTAATTACTATCGCGATAATAATCCTGACAATGCACCGCTGGTTCGCTGGCGAGGCCATGCCAATCTGTTGTTTTCCAACTGGCTGAATTACTTTGTTTATCAGGAAACTCCGTTTAATATTGACGATATCAAATGATGAAACCAAGAAAAATAGAGTTGCTGGCTCCTGCAAAAAATCTGGAGTGTGGAATAGAAGCGATTAATCATGGGGCAGATGCGGTGTATATTGGTGCACCCAAATTCAGCGCGCGGGCTGCTGCCGGAAATACACTGGAAGATATTGCTGCATTGGTGGAGCATGCTCATTTGTATAATGCTAAAGTTCACGTTGCACTCAACACCATTCTTCGCGATGACGAGCTGAAGGAGACCGAAGAGTTGATTTGGGAACTATATAAAGTGGGGGTCGATGCGCTTATTGTACAGGATATGGCCATAACCCGAATGAATTTGCCGCCTATCGCCCTTCATGCAAGTACGCAGAATGACAACCGTACGCCTGAAAAGGTGCAGTTCATGGAAGCAACCGGATTTGAACAGGTGGTGCTTCCCCGAGAACTCTCCTTGGCAGAGATAAAGAAAATACATGAAGCTACTGATGTTGCTCTGGAAGTGTTTGTTCACGGCGCTTTGTGCGTGAGCTATAGCGGACAGTGCTACGTGAGTCAGGCTCTTTATGGCAGAAGTGCCAATAGGGGAGAGTGTGCACAGGTGTGTCGCCTTCCGTTTAACCTGGTTGATGCTACCGGAAAGGTGATTGTTCGCAACAAACACCTGCTTTCACTCAAAGACCTTAACCAGTCCGACCATCTTGAAGAACTGCTGGATGCAGGTGTTACTTCACTGAAAATAGAAGGACGACTGAAAGATGTATCTTATGTTAAGAATGTAACGGCCTATTATCGCAAGAAACTTGATGAGATAATTGAACGCCGGCCAGAATATATCCGGGCTTCTTCCGGACATTGCAAGTATGAATTTACTCCTCAGCTGGACAAGAGTTTCAGCCGTGGTGCTACCAATTATTTCCTATTCAATCGCTCCAAAGATATGTCCTCTATGGACACTCCGAAATCCTTGGGTGAGGAGATGGGAACGGTGAAAGAACTGCGTGGAAACTACCTTACCGTAGCAGGAGTCAAGTCGTTTAACAACGGCGATGGGGTATGTTTTATCAACGAACAGGGAGATCTCAGTGGTTTCCGCATTAACAAGGTAGAGACTAATAAACTCTTTCCTCACGAAATGCCGGATGTGAAACCCCGCACGGTTCTTTACCGGAATTTCGACCAGGAGTTCGAGAAACTATTGGCGCGTAAATCCGCAGAACGGAAGATTGATGTGGAGATTAACCTCACAGAAAATAACTTTGGCTTCACTCTTTCTCTGAAAGACGAAGATGGAAACGCCGTGAGTGTAACACTTCCCCGCGAGAAAGAGCTTGCACGCACTCCGCAGGCGGATAACCTTCGTAATCAGCTGAGTAAGCTTGGCAATACACCGTTTGAAGCTGCAAGAATTGATGTGGAGTTTCAGGAAAACTGGTTTATCCCGGCTTCAGCCCTGGCAGAATTAAGACGGGAGGCTGTTGATAAGTTGCTTCAGACAAGGAAGATTAATTTCCGCCGTTCATCAAAGAAAATTGTTCCTACCAGTCATCCGTTTACGAAAACCGAACTTACCTATCTGGGCAACGTGATGAATGCTGAGGCTGAGTCGTTCTATCTGGATCATGGGGTGAAGAGTGTTCAGCCTGCCTTCGAAAAAGTTCCGGTAGAAGGCGCCACGGTGATGTTCTGTAAGTACTGCATTCGCTATAATATGGGTTATTGTCCTGTTCATCAGGGAGGAAAATCGCCCTATACAGAGCCATATTATCTGACATACAAGGATAAAAAGTTCCGCTTATCGTTTGATTGCAAGAAATGTGAGATGAAAGTGATTAATGAACAATAAGAAAATGAAAAAGAGAGATCAGGAGATTTTGCAAAATAAACCGGCTGTGTCGGTGTTTAAAGCTGTTCGTCAGACAAGACTGCTATGTGGCGGTATGCGCAGTCTCTTACTCTTTTTTATTCTGTTATTCTCCGTTGCTTTTTATTCCTGTCGTTATGAGAAGCCTAACCTCGACAAAAAGGAGATATCTGATAAGACAAAGGACTCTCTTTCCTATCTTTATAAATATCACTATACGCTGAATAAGAACTTTGAAGTTTGTTCGGATACGGTTATGCTGGCGCAGTTGCCATTTAAGGATAAGTTCCTGATGGTAAACAAAGGCGATAGGGTAGTAGTGGCCGATTTTATGATACAACCCTCGGACACAGTGGACTCTGTATGGGTAAAAGTGGCACGTGACGAGAAAACGCAAGGATGGATTCACGAATCAATGGTTGTTGATAATCTGGTGCCGGTCGATTTTGGCTCACAGGCTATCTTTTTGTTTAGTCATACCCATGCTTCCTATTCTTTAATAGTGGTAGCAGTTGTATTGGCCATATTCCTTTTAAGGGTGTACCTGAAAAAGAAGCTCATGCTGGTCTACTTTAATGATATCAACAGTGTATATCCGCTGATGCTCTGTTTTCTGCTGGCCTTTTCGGCTACCATTTATGAGAGTGTGCAAATGTTTGCTCCCGAAACGTGGCAGCATTATTACTTCAATCCCACTCTAAGTCCTTTTAAAGTACCTCTTATACTAAGCGTTTTTGTGCTTAGTCTGTGGGCATTCATTGTTATCTTCCTGGCTTCTCTTGAAGATTTGTTCCATCAGCTTTCTGCTCCATCTGCTTTCTTATACCTCCTTGGGCTGGCAGCTTGTTGTATCTTTTGCTATTTCTTCTTTATCATTGCTACTTCGTATTATGTGGGATATCCTACTCTGCTCTTCTTCTTCTATCTTCTGGTGAAAAAGATTAATGGACGAATGACGTATAAATATCGTTGTGGTAAGTGCGGAGCGCTGATGAAAGAAAAAGGAGAATGCCCTTCCTGCGGAGCTGTCAACCAATAATAAAAAAAAGAAAACCTCTCCATCAAGGATAGACATAATATCATAGTTCCTTAACCATGATAAAAGCAAGTTATTGCTATGTCTATTCTCAAGAGAGAGGCTCTTGTCAGAAAGGGAACAGGGCGTTTTTCCCAGTTCCCCATTGTCTTTTAGAATCTATATCTTAAATCAACGCCAGCTTGCATAGGTCTGCCTTTTTGCATAAAGGTGTTTGAGCTGGAAACAAAACCGAATGTTGCGTAAGATTTATCGGTAAGATTTCTTCCCCAGAAGTCAACCTGTACTTTGTTCATGGTAATTCCAATCTTACCGTTCAGCAATCCGTAAGATTTCTGTGTCAGGTCGTTGCTTTCTGTCCAGTATATTCTGCCAACGCCATTATACTGGGCGTTGAACACTAATTTATTGATAAAGCAGTTCTGGAATGTGAAAGCATATTCACCGCCAAGGCTGAATGTGTTCTGCGGAATCATTGGTACATAATTGTCCTTGTAGTCAACAGATACAATCTGTTGCTGCTGGTTCTTCACTTGTCCTATGTAATCTTTGAAGGTGGCATGAGTATATCCGTAGGAAGCATTCAGACTCAATGCATTGGTAATGATTGCGCGAGCACTTGCTTCTGCTCCAAGGCTGGCGCTGTGTCCCGCATTTACTGTCATTCTTCCTAAACCACTAGGGGCAAACTTAACTATTTGCTGGTCTCTTGTATCCATATAAAAGGCTGCAAGATCGGCTGTCAGCTTATTGTCCAATAAAGACAGGTGAGTACCTGCTTCATAACTCCAGGTATATTCCGGTTTATAGATAATGGAGCTTTTTACATCAACATTAGATGATGTGTAGTCCGAAGCCGGACTGGCCATCATTAACCCTTGCACAAGGTCGGCAAACATCTGGTAATTATAACCTCCCGAACGATATCCTTTGCTGATGGAAGCATAGACATTGCCCAATTTATTATCATTAAAATCGTATTTAAGTGCAAGCTTGGGGAGTAATTGCAGGTAGTCATCTTTAGCATCACCCGTGAGAATGGTTGTTTGCATTGGCTGACTATTTATGGTGGCATTTGTGTTGTAACTGATCTTTGTTTTCTCATAATCCAGGCGCAGACCAATGCTGGCCGATAGTCCTTTGAACAATATGTTGTTAAAGGTTGATTGATGGAACAGGGCAGCCCCCATAGTAGGAGTGTCATATTCTCCGGGAACGGATAATGATTTTACGGACGGATACATGCGGCTGGCAATTAAAAAGTCACTTCCGAAATTTACCGGCGAGTTTGTGTTCTGTGACTGGTAAAAGCCAAAGGCACCACATACATATTCATATCTCTTATTGGCTGTTGATTTGAAAACAATCTCTTCTGTTACGGTATTTTGCTTCTGTTTCTGAGTGATGGAGTACATATTTGCCGCTGTAAAGTCCTGATCCATGAACATTCTGTCCTTTAGGTTCTGGAAACTGGTCATTGCACTCATAGTATAGTTTCTTGTCTGATAACTGATGTTAAGACCGGCATTCAGCAGTCCGCGGTAGTAGGTGCTCTCTAGATTAGTTGAAACATCGCCTGTCTTACCTGTTGTTTTATCGTATTTAGCATAAGGATAACCTCCCTGATCACTATATTCATAACTTACATTCAAGTCCAGTTTCAAATTCTCCTTTGGTAACCAGATGCTGCGTATTCTTCCGCCGCCATCACTAAACGGATCAGCTTTCTTATTCAGATATACATTATTGAAGAATCCTCCACTTTTATCATAAAAACCGTCTGCCGAGAAAGCAAACTTATCACTTACGCGGTGATAGTGTGTCAATGAAGCTGAATAACTATCATAAGTTCCGGCACTTAATTTAAGGTCGGTTCCCTGATAACTGAAGGGTGATTTGGTGTGTAACTTGATTAATCCACCCATTGCATTCCTTCCATAAAGAGTGCTTTGCGGTCCGCGCAACACTTCAATACTTTCAATGTCCGAGAAGTTGAAGTCGAAGGCCGATTTATCTATATAAGGAATATCATCTACATACAGTCCCACAGAAGGAGTGTTTATTCTGGAACCAATTCCGCGGATATAAATGGCGGAAGTCAACCGGGAACCATAATCAGGAATAAAGAGATTAGGCACAATTCCATTCATACTTTTCAGAGAGTTCACCTGACAGGCCTGCATCTCATGCTGAGAGATTGTTGAAACTGTTACAGGAAGCTGGCGGAAGTGTTTTGACTCTTTGGGAGAAGCCGTAACAACAATCTCTTTTATCCTTATACTATTAGTGGTATCTTTTCCGATAATATCACCTGCCTGTAAATGAATTGCGATTAATAAAACTAAAAGCAGTAATACATTTCTTTTCATTTGTATGTTTTTTAATTCGCCTGCAAAGTACGGGGTAATTAAAAAAACATACAATCCTCATTTATTAGGATTCTATATCCTGTCTGGTGAAACATATCCGTTCATTACGGCATAAATAGTAAGTCCGGAAACCGACTTTATGCCCAGCTTTTCAGTAATGTTCTTGCGGTGAGAGATTACTGTTGTGAGACTGATATTTAGTTTATCGGCTATTTCTTTGTTAATTAATCCCTTAGTGACAAGTATTAATACCTCTATTTCCCTTGCGGAAAGATCATTATCCGATGGGAGAATCTCCATTTTATTAGGATTATCAGAGAAGAACTTCATTAATTCTGCAGTTAACTTGTTCTCTGGCAGGAATATATTTACAATATGATTGGAAGCAGGGAATGTATGATTCCCTGATCCATGCATCATAATTATTGTTTTTTCTTTACGGGGCAGGAAGAATGGATTGTAAAGAATATAGGTCTGTGAGGATATGAAATAGTGTGTATACATATCCGGCGTATCATCTGCAAAGACCGGGAAATCAGGAAAAATACGGATAATGGCTTTGGGCAGCAGTTTCTCCAGTAGATTCCTTAAACCAATGCAAGTAAGTGTATTGGCATCTATAATTGCAATCTCTAAATTATCCATATCTTTCCTTCTTAATTAATTCTCTTTTTAGATAGCCTTGGCGTATTGAGCAGCACTTTCGGCACATCGTTCACCGTCAATCCCGGCAGAAACAATGCCTCCGGCATATCCGGCACCTTCTCCGCAGGGGAATAATCCTTTGATGGTGACATGTTGCAAAGACTCTGAGTCACGAATAATGCGCACCGGTGAAGAAGTTCGTGTTTCTACTCCGATCATCGTTGCTTCATTGGTTAAGAATCCGTGTGAATATTGTCCGAATTGCTGTAATCCTTGTGATAGCCTTTTAGTTATAAATGGTGGCATCCAGAAATGAAGAGGAGAAGATACCAGGCCGGGACTATAAGATGAGTCGGGCAAGGTAGCACCTAATTTACTTCTGGTAAAATCTACCATCCGTTGTGCCGGAGCTGTTTGTCGCCTTCCGCCTTGCATCCAGCATTGATGCTCCAGTTCTTCCTGAAATTCCATCAAAGCTAATGGACCATACTTAGCATATTCCGGGAAATCCTCGGGATGTATCTCAACTACCATACCCGAATTACTCCACTTTGAGCCACGGTTGGATGGAGACATACCGTTCACTACCACTTGTTCAGGTGCACTGGCTGCGGGAACAACGAAACCTCCCGGACACATACAGAAACTATATACGCCTCTGCCTTCAACCTGAGTAACAAAGCTGTATTCCGCTGCCGGAAGATAGTCACCTCTTCCTTCTTTGTTGTGGTATTGTATCTGGTCAATCAGTTCTTGTGGGTGCTCCAGTCGCACACCGACAGCAATTCCTTTTGCTTCAATATCTACATTATTGGCGGCCAACCAACGATAAACATCGCGGGCAGAGTGACCTGTTGCCAGAATTACCGGGCCCAATAAGGTTTTTCCTGTATTTGTTTCTATGCCTTTTACTTCATTGTTCTCTATAATCAGAGCATCCATTCGTGTCTCGAAATGCACTTCACCGCCACATTCCAGGATTGTGTTGCGCATGTTTTCAATCACTCTTGGCAGTTTGTCCGTGCCAATATGCGGATGAGCGTCGACAAGAATAGAGGTGCTTGCCCCGTGCTGGCAGAACACATTCAGAATTTTCTCTGTATTTCCCCTTTTTTTGCTCCGGGTATAAAGCTTTCCATCCGAATAAGCACCTGCTCCACCTTCACCAAAGCTATAGTTTGATTCGGGATCAACAATATGTTCGCGTGAAATCCTGGCAATATCTAGTTTACGGTCGTGCACGTTCTTTCCACGTTCCACAACAATAGGTTTTATTCCTTGCTCAATCAAACGGAGAGCGGCGAAAAGTCCGCCGGGACCTGCACCAACCACAATTACCTGCGGGGCATTCTCTACATTATTGTATGTAGTACGTGTAAACTCATCATCCCTTGGCATCTCATTGATGTAAGCACGCACCTTTAAGTTTACGAAGACCGTACGTTGGCGGGCGTCAATGCTTCGTTTCAGAATACGAACGGCATTAAACTGTTTCAAAGAAATTTCTTTTTCCTTTGATATATATTCTTTTAATCGCTGCTCATTGGCTGCGATCTCAGGTAAAATACGTAATTGTATTTCTTGTATCATCTTTCTTTTTCAGTGTTATCCAAACAGGCAACGGAAAGCTTCTTCTACCTTTCTTACCGGAACCAATTCAATGTTTATTTTCTTTTTGTCCAATCCTTGCAAGTTATGTTTGGGGAGGATAATTCGTTTGAAACCAAGCTTTTCTGCTTCGCCAATTCGTTGTTCAATACGGTTCACCGGGCGAATTTCACCCGACAGACCAACTTCTCCTGCCAAACAAACTTCTCGTTCTATCTCTGTATCCATGTTTGATGAAAGAATGGCGCTGATTACAGAAAGGTCAATGGCCGGATCGCTTACTTTCAATCCTCCGGCAATGTTTAAAAAGACATCTTTCTGAGCCAATTTAAATCCTACTCGTTTCTCAAGCACAGCCAGTAGCATGTTCATGCGGCGAAGATCGAAACCTGTGGCAGAACGCTGTGGCATTCCATAAGCAGCCGAGCTGACAAGAGCTTGTGTCTCAATAAGAAACGGGCGAACTCCCTCAATGGCAGAAGCAATAGCTACACCGCTCATTCCTTCGTGGTCGGGTGATAAGAGTAGTTCCGAAGGATTGTTTACCTGTCGCAAACCATCTTGTCTCATTTCATAAATGCCCAGTTCCGAGGTACTTCCAAAGCGGTTCTTTATGGAGCGAAGAATGCGGTACATGTAATGCTGATCTCCTTCAAACTGAAGTACAGTGTCCACAATATGTTCCAGCACTTTCGGCCCGGCAATGCTGCCCTCCTTATTAATATGGCCAATAAGCAACACAGGAGTATTGGTCTCTTTAGCAAACTTCAGGATAGAAGCTGCACATTCACGTACTTGTGCAATGCTGCCCGGTGAAGATTCTATGGTTTCTGTGGAAATAGTCTGTATGGAATCAATAATAACCAGCTCGGGACGAGTGTTTTTAATGTGAACATAAATTTGTTCCAGTGAGGTTTCGCAAACAATCAGGCAATCTGACGACTGTTGTTGAATGCGGTCGGCTCGGAGCTTTAACTGGCGAGCGCTTTCTTCGCCGGAGACATAAAGAATACGGCGATTGGACATCCGAAGAACTGTTTGCAATACCAGGGTAGACTTACCTATTCCCGGTTCTCCACCAATCAGCACTAACGAACCTGGTACCAGTCCGCCACCCAACACCCTGTTCAGCTCCTCATCCTTTAAATCTATCCGAGGTTCGTCGGATGTGGTAATATCACACAAGGATATAGGCTTTGCTTTGGGCATTTCAATCCCCGAAACAGGACGTTTATTGGTTGCTTCTTTATGCACAATTTCCTCAACGTACGTATTCCACTCCCCGCAAGAAGGGCATTTCCCTACCCATTTCGGTGAATCCTGTCCGCAGTTAGAGCATACATATACGGTTTTGTCTTTTGCCATCGTTGCTGTTTTGTTATATGTATTTGCAAAAGTACCGATATTTTTTCAGAAACAGATTAATTGATAGTAATTTCTCCTGCGATGGAAATATTCATCATTTGCCGCACTTCTTCGGGAGGAAGTCCATGTCCCAGCAGAAACATCAGTTTGGTAACGGCAGATTCCGTGGTACTGTCATATCCGCTTAAAATTCCCGACTCAAGCAATTGTCTTCCAGTCTCATAACGATCCATTTCTACTGTTCCCGCATTACATTGAGTTATATTAACAATCACTATTCCACGTTCATTGGCTTCAATCAGTTGGTGCATAAGCCATGGCTTTCTTGGTGCATTGCCTGATCCGTAAGTCTCAAGAACCACGGCTTTCAGTCCGGGGATGGCAAGAGTGGCAGTCACCACGCTTTCCTGAATACCTGGAAATAACTTAAGAACCACCACGTTTGTATCTAAAGAGAGGTGCGGAGTGAGAGGTTTACCGTTTGTGCATCGATGAATTAATGACGGTTCATATTTAATATGTATTCCTGCGGCAGCCAGTGCCGGATAGTTGTATG encodes the following:
- a CDS encoding helix-turn-helix transcriptional regulator, with translation MDNLEIAIIDANTLTCIGLRNLLEKLLPKAIIRIFPDFPVFADDTPDMYTHYFISSQTYILYNPFFLPRKEKTIIMMHGSGNHTFPASNHIVNIFLPENKLTAELMKFFSDNPNKMEILPSDNDLSAREIEVLILVTKGLINKEIADKLNISLTTVISHRKNITEKLGIKSVSGLTIYAVMNGYVSPDRI
- the radA gene encoding DNA repair protein RadA; this encodes MAKDKTVYVCSNCGQDSPKWVGKCPSCGEWNTYVEEIVHKEATNKRPVSGIEMPKAKPISLCDITTSDEPRIDLKDEELNRVLGGGLVPGSLVLIGGEPGIGKSTLVLQTVLRMSNRRILYVSGEESARQLKLRADRIQQQSSDCLIVCETSLEQIYVHIKNTRPELVIIDSIQTISTETIESSPGSIAQVRECAASILKFAKETNTPVLLIGHINKEGSIAGPKVLEHIVDTVLQFEGDQHYMYRILRSIKNRFGSTSELGIYEMRQDGLRQVNNPSELLLSPDHEGMSGVAIASAIEGVRPFLIETQALVSSAAYGMPQRSATGFDLRRMNMLLAVLEKRVGFKLAQKDVFLNIAGGLKVSDPAIDLSVISAILSSNMDTEIEREVCLAGEVGLSGEIRPVNRIEQRIGEAEKLGFKRIILPKHNLQGLDKKKINIELVPVRKVEEAFRCLFG
- a CDS encoding FAD-dependent protein; the protein is MIQEIQLRILPEIAANEQRLKEYISKEKEISLKQFNAVRILKRSIDARQRTVFVNLKVRAYINEMPRDDEFTRTTYNNVENAPQVIVVGAGPGGLFAALRLIEQGIKPIVVERGKNVHDRKLDIARISREHIVDPESNYSFGEGGAGAYSDGKLYTRSKKRGNTEKILNVFCQHGASTSILVDAHPHIGTDKLPRVIENMRNTILECGGEVHFETRMDALIIENNEVKGIETNTGKTLLGPVILATGHSARDVYRWLAANNVDIEAKGIAVGVRLEHPQELIDQIQYHNKEGRGDYLPAAEYSFVTQVEGRGVYSFCMCPGGFVVPAASAPEQVVVNGMSPSNRGSKWSNSGMVVEIHPEDFPEYAKYGPLALMEFQEELEHQCWMQGGRRQTAPAQRMVDFTRSKLGATLPDSSYSPGLVSSPLHFWMPPFITKRLSQGLQQFGQYSHGFLTNEATMIGVETRTSSPVRIIRDSESLQHVTIKGLFPCGEGAGYAGGIVSAGIDGERCAESAAQYAKAI